From a single Solanum dulcamara chromosome 4, daSolDulc1.2, whole genome shotgun sequence genomic region:
- the LOC129886296 gene encoding probable serine/threonine-protein kinase WNK9, whose amino-acid sequence MNGLTLTEPEVSEFVEVDPTGRYGRYNEILGKGASKTVYRAFDEYEGIEVAWNQVKLYDFLQSPEDLERLYCEIHLLKTLKHKNIMTFYTSWVDPANRNINFVTEMFTSGTLRQYRLKHKRVNIRAVKRWCRQILNGLLYLHSHDPPVIHRDLKCDNIFINGNQGEVKIGDLGLAAILRKSHAAHCVGTPEFMAPEVYEEEYNELVDIYSFGMCILEMVTFDYPYSECTHPAQIYKKVMSGKKPDSLYQVKDPEIRQFVEKCLATVSLRLSARELLDDPFLQIDDNESDLRHTDSRRELDYMNPLLRKHVLGLDYEGKSFGNGAYNDYGFDDINECASDPNEYEQTGIELFEYNDDEHDEHSADLDITIKGKRREDGSIFLRLRIADKEGRIRNIYFPFDVEYDTALTVATEMVSELDITDQDVTKIADMIDGEISKLEPDWKPGPGIEETPRFANSSFCHNCSSNNSSIGSFMNFLSKNPAAQNMQLEECNGCAATHGRFEEVTYQSNSPRPIISTYSDEPASSSHINGVHYNLFKMNGFHHTEIWDRHESFECSSVGSEESHSLEEGEKLYHDPSTEGQKEAGPKSELTSGVKSLGRSLSNPRSLGEIPAPYEISEYEHLIEQEMRWLKANYQIKLRELKDQHLGLPPRASKPPTGSSKRKKKTKNRTSCLETLLKSSDCGKTISSESNGLSCPISVSQRARKCEAIKGSPNVRDMVSTAKSFFTRTLLPNSLHRTTSLPVDAVDI is encoded by the exons ATGAATGGTCTTACACTTACAGAACCAGAGGTTTCTGAATTTGTTGAAGTTGATCCAACTGGTAGATATGGCAGA TACAATGAAATTCTTGGTAAAGGAGCTTCAAAGACTGT TTATAGAGCATTTGATGAATATGAAGGGATTGAAGTTGCTTGGAACCAAGTAAAGCTTTATGATTTCTTACAAAGTCCTGAAGATCTTGAGAGGCTCTACTGTGAAATTCATTTACTCAAGACTTTGAAGCACAAAAATATCATGACATTTTATACTTCTTGGGTGGATCCTGCTAATAGGAATATCAATTTTGTCACTGAAATGTTCACTTCTGGAACTCTTAGACA GTATAGGCTGAAACACAAAAGAGTCAATATTAGAGCAGTAAAGCGCTGGTGCAGACAGATCTTGAATGGGCTTCTCTATCTTCATAGCCATGATCCCCCTGTTATCCATAGAGATCTTAAGTGTGATAACATCTTTATTAATGGAAACCAAGGAGAAGTGAAAATTGGAGATCTTGGCCTCGCTGCTATTCTGCGAAAATCGCACGCTGCTCATTGTGTTG GAACGCCTGAGTTCATGGCACCGGAAGTGTACGAGGAGGAATACAATGAACTAGTTGACATATATTCTTTTGGGATGTGCATATTAGAAATGGTTACTTTTGACTACCCATATAGTGAGTGCACCCATCCTGCTCAGATCTACAAGAAAGTGATGTCT GGGAAAAAACCAGACTCGTTGTACCAAGTGAAGGATCCTGAGATACGTCAATTCGTTGAAAAATGCTTGGCCACCGTGTCTCTAAGGCTCTCAGCAAGAGAACTTCTGGATGACCCTTTTCTCCAGATTGATGATAATGAATCAGATTTAAGACATACAGATTCTAGGAGAGAACTAGATTATATGAACCCTCTGCTACGGAAGCATGTTCTTGGACTAGATTATGAAGGAAAATCTTTTGGTAATGGCGCCTACAATGATTACGGTTTTGATGATATAAATGAATGTGCATCTGATCCAAATGAATATGAGCAAACTGGAATTGAACTGTTCGAGTATAACGATGATGAACATGACGAACATTCCGCAGATTTGGATATAACTATTAAagggaagagaagagaagatgGTAGCATCTTTTTAAGACTCAGAATTGCAGACAAAGAAG GCCGTATCAGGAATATCTATTTCCCATTTGATGTTGAATATGATACAGCATTAACCGTTGCAACTGAAATGGTATCCGAATTGGATATAACTGATCAAGATGTTACAAAAATTGCCGATATGATTGATGGTGAGATTTCCAAATTAGAACCCGACTGGAAGCCAGGGCCAGGAATAGAAGAAACCCCTCGCTTTGCAAATTCTAGTTTCTGTCACAACTGTTCGTCCAACAATTCCTCTATTGGTTCGTTCATGAATTTCTTATCTAAAAATCCAGCTGCTCAGAATATGCAGCTTGAAGAATGCAATGGATGTGCTGCTACACATGGTCGGTTTGAAGAGGTTACGTATCAATCTAACAGTCCTCGGCCTATTATTTCGACTTATTCTGATGAACCAGCATCATCAAGCCATATTAATGGTGTCCATTACAACTTGTTTAAAATGAATGGTTTCCATCACACAGAGATTTGGGATCGGCATGAAAGCTTTGAATGCAGTTCAGTGGGATCCGAGGAGAGTCACTCCCTTGAAGAAGGTGAGAAATTGTATCACGACCCTTCAACAGAAGGTCAGAAAGAGGCTGGACCAAAGAGTGAGCTTACATCAGGTGTAAAAAGTTTAGGCAGATCTTTATCAAATCCCCGTTCTTTAGGTGAAATTCCTGCGCCATACGAAATTTCTGAGTATGAGCACTTGATTGAGCAGGAAATGAGATGGCTCAAAGCAAACTACCAGATAAAATTGAGGGAGCTAAAAGATCAACACTTGGGACTTCCACCTAGAGCTTCAAAGCCTCCTACAGGTTCGTCTAAGCGGAAAAAGAAGACAAAGAATAGGACTTCATGTCTTGAAACTCTACTAAAGTCTTCTGATTGTGGTAAGACCATTAGTTCAGAATCAAATGGACTTAGCTGCCCCATTTCGGTATCCCAAAGGGCCCGAAAATGTGAGGCGATCAAAGGTTCCCCGAATGTCAGGGACATGGTTAGTACTGCAAAGAGTTTCTTCACCAGAACATTGCTTCCAAACTCACTTCACCGAACAACGTCCTTACCAGTTGATGCTGTTGATATATAG